The following coding sequences lie in one Chthoniobacterales bacterium genomic window:
- a CDS encoding methyltransferase domain-containing protein: protein MKRCLLGTFSSLAFWKSISAFVRRRRQSVRQYYDAWTDRYLDSFGDVFQAARAERDEDLIAYFVRMAGIEDGMRVLDAGCGVCGPSIRIAQIADVKIDAVTISPVQADLARQRVRESGLSDKIKVHLGDYSELGAMFGHDCFDRIIFLESLCHAKRLGKVAGECRDVLRKGGQVYVKDFYRKHHSDPARKAWADVVSSRVEREFRCNVREVSAVRAALAEAGLEEVTCRPIGFELSEFFMEKFATTNQINIFEGGERVDWCEWLELSYKKT, encoded by the coding sequence ATGAAGCGCTGCTTACTCGGCACTTTTTCTAGTTTGGCTTTTTGGAAGTCCATCTCTGCTTTTGTGCGCCGCCGTCGCCAGTCGGTGCGGCAATATTACGATGCTTGGACAGACCGGTATCTCGATTCGTTCGGCGATGTTTTTCAGGCCGCCCGGGCCGAGCGGGATGAAGACCTTATCGCCTACTTTGTCCGCATGGCGGGAATCGAGGATGGGATGCGCGTGCTCGATGCTGGGTGCGGAGTCTGCGGTCCGAGCATCCGGATTGCACAAATCGCCGATGTCAAAATCGATGCAGTAACCATATCGCCCGTCCAAGCTGATCTCGCGCGCCAACGCGTGAGAGAGAGCGGTCTATCCGACAAGATCAAGGTTCATCTGGGCGACTACTCCGAACTGGGCGCGATGTTCGGACACGATTGTTTCGACCGGATCATTTTTCTCGAATCACTCTGCCACGCGAAGCGGCTCGGCAAGGTGGCGGGGGAATGTCGCGATGTTCTTCGCAAAGGGGGCCAAGTTTACGTCAAAGATTTTTACCGGAAGCACCATAGCGATCCGGCGCGGAAAGCTTGGGCCGATGTGGTAAGCAGTCGTGTCGAGCGCGAGTTTCGGTGTAACGTCCGCGAGGTCTCCGCAGTGCGCGCTGCTTTGGCCGAAGCAGGCTTGGAGGAGGTGACGTGTCGGCCGATTGGCTTCGAACTCTCGGAGTTCTTTATGGAAAAATTCGCCACGACAAATCAAATCAACATTTTCGAAGGCGGCGAGAGGGTCGATTGGTGCGAGTGGCTGGAGCTGTCTTACAAAAAAACTTAG
- a CDS encoding DUF2029 domain-containing protein, producing the protein MKRLRLPSPFIWILAAMLFAGGAAYIGRGLSLPWQTDQDIDLKLRNDEHAIFAERIYPHGLVAAADGHAGITNYTVYPPYAFAIFTPLFAPPGYNPDRALFQFLSVAALGLMAFYGASQLRFAGPAAAALGAAIPLAFSGNFVALCQGQFSIISTGFVIAQMILLDQKRPIAAGLCWALAMIKPQIAVAFALLFFIGQRRNILGLIAGAVSLLALSGVALLWTGTSPENAVVEGFLSHQLTHLQHQSNAAGMWMGSFGLTPIQATAVAGGLTGLLAVALWLFARQKAESMSIDKTAAVCAAFGYSGFYHVHYDNMMLFPLLLALVVAALRSGAIVLWATSAILAAICYAEPGFLVGAVQTSAFVRWFVFLWPPVACAVLLCTPRTERTAAAHA; encoded by the coding sequence ATGAAGCGCTTGCGCCTGCCCAGCCCGTTCATCTGGATCTTGGCGGCCATGCTTTTCGCCGGTGGCGCGGCTTACATCGGGCGCGGGCTTTCCTTGCCGTGGCAAACGGACCAAGACATCGACCTCAAACTGCGCAATGATGAGCATGCCATTTTTGCGGAGCGTATTTACCCGCACGGACTCGTCGCCGCCGCGGACGGGCATGCGGGCATTACCAATTACACAGTTTATCCTCCCTACGCTTTTGCCATTTTCACCCCGCTCTTCGCTCCCCCGGGATACAACCCGGATCGAGCCCTGTTTCAATTCTTGAGCGTGGCTGCGCTCGGACTCATGGCTTTTTATGGGGCCTCGCAATTGCGTTTCGCGGGCCCTGCAGCGGCCGCTTTGGGCGCGGCGATTCCCTTGGCTTTCTCGGGGAACTTTGTCGCGCTCTGCCAAGGACAGTTCTCCATCATCAGCACCGGATTCGTCATCGCGCAGATGATACTGCTAGACCAGAAGAGGCCGATCGCGGCAGGCCTCTGCTGGGCTCTGGCCATGATCAAGCCACAGATCGCTGTCGCTTTCGCCCTGCTCTTTTTTATCGGGCAACGAAGAAATATTCTCGGACTTATTGCAGGCGCGGTATCCCTCTTGGCCTTAAGCGGCGTCGCTCTTCTCTGGACAGGAACTTCGCCCGAAAATGCCGTCGTCGAGGGATTTCTCAGTCACCAACTGACACACCTGCAGCATCAGAGCAACGCCGCCGGAATGTGGATGGGGTCTTTTGGACTCACGCCGATCCAGGCGACCGCGGTGGCCGGCGGGCTCACCGGGCTTCTGGCCGTGGCTTTATGGCTTTTCGCGCGTCAAAAGGCTGAGTCAATGTCGATAGACAAAACCGCCGCCGTTTGCGCCGCGTTTGGTTACTCCGGATTTTATCATGTGCACTATGACAACATGATGCTCTTCCCTCTTTTGCTCGCTTTGGTCGTGGCGGCCTTGAGAAGCGGCGCCATTGTTCTTTGGGCAACTTCCGCCATTCTTGCTGCCATCTGCTACGCCGAGCCGGGATTTCTCGTGGGTGCAGTGCAAACGAGCGCTTTCGTGCGTTGGTTCGTCTTCCTCTGGCCGCCAGTTGCTTGCGCAGTGCTACTCTGCACGCCACGCACCGAACGCACGGCTGCGGCACATGCCTAA
- a CDS encoding sulfotransferase: MNEQPVVDFLGIGAQRAGTTWIHSCLRHHPELWLPNAKEIHYFDRLVRHGWGEPPTGPPLPNVAEVCLSTGLDAPNRWKLLASCLRGLATGAPLGRKASLRALSKGISLCAHGEKNDAWYRSRFRRGNGLVKGEITPAYAILDQPRVRHVTSLFPSVKVFFILRDPVARTISHIRLNHDLGLVKTPFADLIQSPEFRLRNDYLRTINIWSAHLPPSNFFVGWYDDLEADPVGFLGKLFAFLGVDVSHTPLIVPAVGAITTARNCRPSVDIPSEVISCIARDTRPMIAALADRYAGHPARWLERCDRILAG, translated from the coding sequence ATGAACGAACAACCTGTCGTGGACTTCCTCGGCATCGGGGCCCAGCGGGCGGGCACAACATGGATCCACTCCTGCCTCAGGCATCATCCTGAGTTGTGGCTGCCAAACGCTAAGGAAATTCACTACTTCGACCGGCTTGTGCGCCATGGGTGGGGAGAGCCCCCGACAGGTCCACCGCTCCCAAATGTGGCGGAAGTATGCTTAAGCACAGGACTTGACGCTCCGAATCGGTGGAAGCTTTTAGCCAGCTGTCTTCGCGGGTTGGCAACCGGCGCTCCCCTGGGCCGAAAGGCGTCACTCCGCGCGCTCTCCAAGGGCATCTCTCTTTGTGCCCACGGAGAAAAGAACGACGCTTGGTATCGCAGTCGCTTTCGCCGCGGCAACGGACTGGTGAAGGGGGAAATCACTCCAGCCTATGCAATCCTCGACCAGCCCAGAGTGAGGCATGTCACATCGCTTTTCCCAAGTGTGAAGGTTTTCTTCATTCTGCGTGATCCTGTCGCCAGGACGATCTCGCACATTCGGCTCAACCACGACCTGGGTCTTGTGAAAACGCCATTCGCGGACCTGATTCAGTCTCCGGAATTTCGGTTGCGTAACGATTACTTGCGCACCATCAACATCTGGTCGGCGCATCTACCCCCCTCCAATTTTTTCGTTGGTTGGTATGACGATCTCGAGGCCGATCCTGTCGGCTTCCTCGGCAAGCTGTTTGCGTTTCTTGGAGTTGATGTGTCACACACACCTCTGATCGTTCCTGCTGTTGGAGCCATTACTACGGCGAGGAATTGCCGCCCGTCCGTTGACATTCCGAGTGAGGTTATTAGCTGCATCGCTCGCGACACGCGTCCTATGATTGCGGCACTGGCCGACCGATATGCCGGTCACCCGGCTCGCTGGCTCGAGAGATGTGACCGGATCCTTGCCGGGTAG
- a CDS encoding cytochrome P450 translates to MSSAQNESLNSASPKKIIMIMGVQRSGTTTLFNALASAANVTAREESPDDQIYSDYFLRPEPEIRDVLQGLPGTIVLKPVRESERRSPLEVANEYADYDLRIIWLYRDPVNVFDSYLRCDWLTIRKRTDALTFAGKWHERNAQAVADAADLGDRLVVVSYEDLVTDPDVLRRLGLALELRVKNTFRDDSALGRMRQPGAICGMIDDATASVRSHLDRMRLVKPATPGKAPDSLASRFTRWIHRFRPASRHHNAPQENTENRDIAVDQSVPAVVTAVLRTSHYWEVLLGEDPSALYSRWLAAGPLRHHADINTFVALGYNASRAILERSAPFRPVPTLAQGVQPPACVVEIGRYMAECHNRVRDRLTATLAAWEAALPRGQQGNLLEQLAPLSIDWIAIWLDISTDLAAAVTSEIQGLYFSTDSANPSPAWESLAASICQKGVVADLCAAGLLRREDVLGFVCDAVTPAMTIPPAVCNSLGAIAAQPDVLALARQYPEKIPAIFMEAMRLVPMWFSLKRRLSEAIRIGDVSLPKGATAEVFIATANRDPAAFESPDQLIVDRQSPQPLLPITRSASLGDGENDLEKIGRKMFLELSSSVLGRLLAAPLQFPSPMPPRLRVSPLPGGDVFQKPQELIVALEGNPD, encoded by the coding sequence ATGTCCTCCGCTCAAAATGAATCTCTGAATTCGGCAAGCCCGAAGAAGATCATCATGATCATGGGGGTGCAAAGGTCGGGCACGACGACCTTGTTCAATGCTCTGGCTAGCGCCGCCAATGTGACGGCAAGGGAGGAATCGCCGGACGACCAAATTTATTCCGATTATTTTCTGCGACCGGAGCCCGAGATCCGCGATGTTCTGCAAGGCCTTCCCGGAACCATTGTTCTCAAACCGGTGCGCGAGTCCGAGCGACGCTCGCCGCTGGAGGTTGCCAACGAATATGCAGACTACGACCTACGCATCATTTGGCTCTACCGCGACCCGGTTAACGTCTTCGACTCATATTTGCGGTGTGACTGGCTCACAATCCGGAAGCGCACCGATGCGCTGACCTTCGCGGGAAAGTGGCACGAACGAAACGCCCAAGCCGTCGCGGACGCGGCAGATCTCGGCGACCGGCTGGTTGTCGTCAGCTACGAGGATCTTGTCACCGACCCGGACGTTCTGCGACGTCTTGGTCTGGCTTTAGAGCTGCGGGTGAAAAACACCTTTCGCGACGACTCTGCTCTCGGTCGGATGCGCCAACCGGGTGCTATCTGCGGCATGATCGACGACGCAACCGCCAGTGTGCGCAGCCATCTCGACCGGATGCGTTTGGTGAAGCCGGCCACGCCGGGAAAAGCACCCGACAGCCTGGCGAGTCGTTTCACCCGATGGATTCATCGATTCCGGCCCGCATCCCGGCACCACAACGCTCCCCAGGAGAACACGGAGAACCGGGACATCGCGGTGGACCAGAGCGTGCCTGCTGTCGTCACGGCGGTTCTGCGGACCTCCCACTACTGGGAAGTGCTGCTGGGGGAAGACCCCTCCGCGCTGTATTCCCGCTGGCTCGCCGCGGGCCCGCTCCGACACCATGCTGATATCAACACATTCGTGGCGCTCGGATACAACGCATCACGCGCGATACTTGAAAGATCGGCGCCCTTTCGTCCGGTGCCCACTTTGGCTCAGGGCGTGCAGCCACCGGCATGTGTGGTTGAAATCGGCCGATATATGGCAGAATGCCACAACCGCGTTCGCGATCGACTGACCGCCACGCTTGCTGCATGGGAGGCCGCCCTACCGCGGGGCCAGCAGGGCAATCTGCTCGAACAACTTGCCCCTCTCAGCATCGACTGGATCGCAATCTGGCTCGATATTTCGACAGATCTCGCAGCCGCCGTTACCTCGGAGATTCAAGGGCTGTATTTTTCCACTGACTCTGCGAATCCGTCGCCCGCTTGGGAAAGCCTGGCGGCGTCGATCTGCCAAAAAGGCGTGGTCGCAGACCTATGCGCGGCAGGCTTGCTGCGTCGCGAGGATGTTCTGGGCTTTGTTTGCGACGCGGTCACACCGGCAATGACGATCCCCCCCGCGGTTTGCAACTCGCTCGGCGCGATTGCGGCGCAGCCTGATGTTCTCGCACTCGCGCGCCAATACCCGGAGAAGATCCCTGCCATTTTCATGGAGGCCATGCGGCTCGTGCCCATGTGGTTCAGCCTCAAGCGGCGGCTAAGCGAGGCCATCAGAATCGGTGATGTGTCGCTCCCGAAAGGTGCCACCGCCGAGGTCTTTATTGCGACGGCCAATCGCGATCCGGCGGCGTTTGAGTCTCCCGATCAGTTGATTGTCGATCGGCAAAGCCCTCAGCCACTTCTGCCCATCACGAGGTCGGCCTCGTTGGGTGATGGAGAAAACGATCTCGAGAAGATCGGCCGCAAAATGTTTCTTGAGCTGTCTTCTTCGGTCCTCGGCCGCCTGCTGGCGGCGCCGCTGCAATTTCCATCTCCTATGCCTCCACGACTTCGTGTCTCACCGCTTCCCGGAGGCGATGTTTTTCAAAAACCCCAGGAACTAATCGTAGCTTTGGAGGGCAACCCGGATTGA
- a CDS encoding sulfatase: protein MSALLRRTAALGLCALNLVSTPCSAGQTEETARQPNVLFIAVDDLNHWVGHLGRNPQTKTPNIDRLAASGVAFTRAYCNAPACSPSRASVLSGLRPSTMGVYGNDQDWRRAISEDKLLNTHFSKAGYRVYGAGKIYHGANEPGGPWDDYFAGQPGTGPLVMHPSAKDEGVGRIKFYPLANSDEEMPDYHSVSYAIERLEEKSDKPFFIAVGLLKPHLPFSVPKKWFDLFPLDSIELPPHREDDLDDVPPPGGAMAKPGQDHAAIVESGRWKEAVQAYLASIAFCDAQIGRLLDALDKSEYRDNTIVVLWSDNGFSLGEKSLWSKFALWEEPTRIVHVWRVPGVTQPGGVCERTVDLLSMYPTLCSLTGIPAPAHLEGYDLSQLLINPSAEWKHPAITTHGPNNHAIRTEGWRYIRYANGDEELYDEISDPLEYTNLAKSEKHADRRAELQAMLPAENVPAVP, encoded by the coding sequence ATGTCCGCCCTTCTCCGCCGCACCGCCGCTCTCGGTCTTTGTGCACTCAATCTTGTATCGACCCCTTGTTCTGCCGGCCAGACCGAGGAAACGGCCCGGCAACCCAATGTGCTGTTCATCGCCGTCGATGATTTGAATCACTGGGTCGGCCATCTCGGGCGCAACCCGCAGACAAAAACTCCGAATATCGACAGACTCGCCGCTTCGGGCGTGGCTTTTACCCGCGCCTATTGCAACGCGCCGGCGTGCAGTCCATCCCGTGCGTCGGTCTTGTCGGGACTCAGGCCCAGCACAATGGGTGTCTATGGAAATGACCAGGATTGGCGACGTGCAATCAGCGAAGACAAACTGCTGAATACGCATTTCTCAAAGGCCGGCTACCGTGTGTATGGGGCCGGAAAGATTTACCACGGCGCAAATGAGCCCGGCGGCCCTTGGGATGATTATTTCGCGGGGCAACCCGGCACCGGTCCTCTTGTCATGCACCCGTCCGCGAAGGATGAAGGCGTCGGAAGGATCAAATTCTACCCATTGGCAAATTCTGATGAGGAGATGCCCGACTACCATTCCGTGAGCTACGCGATCGAGCGTCTCGAGGAAAAAAGCGACAAGCCCTTTTTTATTGCCGTTGGGCTGCTCAAACCGCATCTGCCTTTCAGTGTTCCGAAGAAATGGTTCGACCTGTTCCCGCTCGATTCGATCGAACTGCCGCCGCACCGCGAGGACGATCTCGACGACGTTCCGCCGCCTGGCGGCGCCATGGCCAAGCCGGGGCAAGATCACGCGGCGATTGTCGAGTCAGGCCGTTGGAAGGAGGCGGTCCAGGCTTATTTGGCGTCGATTGCCTTCTGCGACGCCCAGATTGGCCGTCTCCTCGACGCGCTGGACAAGTCCGAATATCGCGACAATACGATCGTTGTCTTGTGGTCGGACAATGGGTTTAGCCTTGGCGAAAAATCGCTCTGGAGCAAATTCGCGCTCTGGGAGGAACCCACGCGCATCGTGCATGTCTGGCGCGTTCCTGGTGTCACGCAGCCCGGCGGCGTTTGCGAGCGCACGGTGGACCTCCTCAGCATGTATCCGACCCTGTGTTCGCTGACGGGCATTCCGGCGCCGGCGCACCTTGAGGGATACGACTTGTCGCAACTCTTGATAAACCCTTCCGCCGAATGGAAGCACCCAGCCATCACGACGCACGGGCCCAACAACCACGCCATTCGCACCGAGGGTTGGCGCTACATTCGCTACGCGAACGGCGACGAGGAGCTTTACGATGAGATATCGGATCCGCTGGAGTATACCAATCTCGCGAAATCAGAAAAACACGCCGACCGGCGCGCGGAGCTTCAGGCCATGCTCCCAGCGGAAAATGTGCCTGCGGTGCCGTAG
- a CDS encoding class I SAM-dependent methyltransferase: MIAVAQARTREKTAATNFDMTFNPNYDHFYRARPAWLRGSISYRDGLFLQDAIRLERPSFVLEIGTASGFSAASLCHSLEIAARSHGGRWDYRVISYDIAPYFYADKSKSVGDAAKYLLDASLLAHIEFRNPRRAADAIDEFPPDSVPFVFIDANHKHPWPALDLLALTNVICPGGSVILHDINLPILQPTYQFWGPHHLFADLNLEKTIPTGPGKPANIGQLRMPEDKTSLRHDLLTIINAHPWEIAIDDHYLSRLGLRRVNGAAKRVPVLDRLRSFFRSAPTPAASHVEFMTADN, from the coding sequence ATGATAGCCGTTGCTCAGGCTCGAACTCGCGAGAAAACCGCCGCCACAAATTTCGACATGACCTTCAACCCGAACTACGACCACTTTTACAGGGCGCGGCCGGCGTGGCTGCGGGGGAGCATTTCGTATCGGGACGGCCTGTTTCTGCAAGATGCCATCCGGCTAGAGAGGCCCTCTTTCGTGCTGGAGATCGGGACGGCATCGGGCTTTTCGGCAGCGAGCTTGTGCCACTCGCTCGAGATTGCGGCGCGATCGCACGGGGGCAGATGGGACTATCGCGTGATCTCTTACGACATCGCGCCGTATTTCTATGCCGATAAGTCGAAGTCCGTCGGCGATGCCGCAAAGTATCTCCTGGACGCAAGTCTGCTCGCGCACATCGAGTTTCGAAATCCCCGCAGGGCCGCTGACGCCATCGACGAGTTTCCACCCGACTCGGTTCCTTTCGTGTTCATCGATGCCAACCACAAGCATCCGTGGCCAGCGCTCGACCTACTCGCACTGACGAACGTTATCTGTCCTGGTGGGTCGGTTATCCTACACGACATCAACCTTCCAATCCTCCAGCCGACTTATCAATTTTGGGGCCCGCATCACCTGTTCGCAGATTTGAACCTCGAAAAGACGATTCCCACGGGACCGGGCAAGCCGGCAAACATCGGGCAGTTGCGGATGCCCGAGGACAAAACGAGCCTGCGCCACGACCTCTTGACCATCATCAACGCCCATCCGTGGGAGATAGCGATTGACGACCATTACCTGAGTCGACTCGGTTTGCGTCGAGTTAACGGTGCCGCAAAGCGCGTCCCCGTTCTCGATCGGCTGCGGAGTTTTTTCCGATCCGCACCGACGCCGGCCGCCAGCCATGTCGAATTCATGACGGCCGACAATTAG
- a CDS encoding glycosyltransferase family 4 protein, with product MSRIILGLPSWGVHREVSFAERLVRGLEARGEDARVLLTESGCRLVDGIDEELSVPCDIPCDRLPAGPDDTLGQRWEALQRYLEERGPCFYLMLGDQRNNIIAPRLSRNVKLIGVLLVDDEAEIEQVGRLGHFWAAIVASSTPIHFKLASRFPHLAPRLCMIRDEPAMADAYLDLFGRISELEARGGCPRPRHYIGPLVSLAKKVSTAEDDLEEGRFYVNKHGHWPDGPVACEQLIAPVPEWTGQLEDCRIIVAASAETISGVDVFGSRLVRGLRQRGIDARLHGPAPSKATSPLETSSDLPFETRDPRLEWDFISYKDRFRLAVEQIESFAPCIYVPDYNLEWSCICPQLSGRVRVVGIGHSDDPWHYENLCRIGHACDAIVGVSGAITAHLRAIAPKFSGKLRTIPYGVSLPEEPAESLAAIRRERKPDAPLRIAYTGRLVLHQKRAVDLLAIARELDRRGVPFELAIVGDGELRAEMEAAAADLIIRQKLWFAGPQPNAAVLKFLESRDAYLLPSSFEGLSVGMLEAMSHGVVPVVSDIRSGVPDAIVPGKSGLVAPAGDAAAFADRLEWLWRNPAARMKMSAAAARTVADNFSLERMIDSYVEIFSRILAEPSRRSFGPFAPPAHIAREMTWSAWLSRVASDPLASVQRVSQRLLRSGG from the coding sequence GTGAGCAGAATAATTTTAGGACTTCCCAGCTGGGGCGTGCACCGTGAAGTCTCGTTTGCGGAGCGATTGGTCCGTGGCCTCGAGGCCCGGGGCGAAGATGCCCGTGTCCTTCTCACAGAAAGCGGATGTCGCCTCGTGGACGGTATCGACGAGGAGCTCTCCGTGCCCTGCGACATTCCGTGCGACAGGTTGCCTGCGGGTCCTGACGATACGTTGGGCCAACGATGGGAAGCATTGCAGCGGTATCTCGAGGAACGCGGCCCTTGCTTCTACCTCATGTTGGGTGACCAGCGTAACAACATCATTGCCCCGCGCCTCTCCCGCAATGTGAAGCTGATTGGTGTCTTGCTTGTCGATGACGAGGCGGAGATCGAGCAGGTCGGGCGCCTCGGACACTTTTGGGCTGCGATTGTTGCCTCGAGCACCCCTATCCATTTCAAACTCGCCAGTCGTTTTCCACATCTTGCTCCGCGGCTTTGCATGATTCGTGACGAGCCAGCCATGGCCGATGCCTACCTCGACTTGTTCGGGCGCATCAGCGAATTGGAGGCGCGTGGCGGATGCCCACGCCCCCGCCACTATATTGGCCCTTTAGTAAGCTTGGCGAAAAAAGTCTCCACTGCCGAGGATGACCTTGAAGAGGGACGATTCTATGTCAACAAGCACGGTCATTGGCCTGATGGTCCGGTTGCGTGCGAGCAGCTTATCGCGCCCGTGCCGGAGTGGACTGGTCAGCTCGAGGATTGCCGGATCATCGTTGCCGCCTCGGCAGAAACCATCAGCGGAGTTGATGTCTTCGGGAGTCGCTTGGTCCGCGGGTTGCGGCAGCGGGGCATCGACGCAAGACTGCACGGTCCCGCTCCGTCCAAAGCCACCAGTCCGCTCGAGACCTCCTCCGATCTGCCTTTCGAGACGCGCGATCCTCGTTTGGAGTGGGATTTCATTTCCTACAAAGATCGTTTTCGCTTGGCCGTGGAGCAGATCGAGAGTTTTGCGCCGTGTATTTATGTTCCTGACTACAACCTCGAGTGGTCGTGCATCTGCCCGCAGTTGTCCGGCCGAGTCAGGGTCGTTGGCATCGGGCACAGCGACGATCCATGGCATTATGAAAATTTGTGCCGCATCGGCCATGCATGCGATGCCATTGTGGGTGTGAGCGGAGCTATCACCGCTCACCTCCGTGCCATCGCCCCAAAATTTTCCGGAAAGCTGCGAACTATCCCGTATGGCGTCTCGCTGCCTGAGGAACCTGCGGAGAGCCTTGCGGCCATCCGTCGCGAGCGCAAACCTGATGCACCTCTGCGTATCGCCTACACCGGGCGGCTGGTCCTGCACCAGAAAAGGGCGGTTGACCTGCTTGCCATCGCCCGCGAACTCGACCGGCGCGGCGTGCCTTTTGAATTGGCCATTGTCGGAGACGGCGAGCTTAGAGCGGAAATGGAAGCAGCGGCTGCCGATCTCATTATCAGACAGAAATTGTGGTTCGCTGGTCCGCAGCCGAACGCTGCCGTGCTGAAATTTCTCGAATCACGCGATGCCTATTTGTTGCCATCATCGTTCGAGGGGCTTTCTGTCGGGATGCTCGAGGCGATGTCGCACGGTGTGGTGCCGGTGGTCAGCGACATCCGCAGCGGTGTTCCTGACGCCATCGTCCCGGGTAAAAGCGGTCTTGTTGCCCCGGCTGGGGATGCGGCGGCTTTTGCGGACCGGCTCGAGTGGCTGTGGCGCAATCCCGCAGCGCGGATGAAAATGTCGGCTGCGGCCGCTCGCACTGTTGCCGATAATTTCTCTCTCGAAAGAATGATCGACAGCTATGTGGAAATTTTTTCCCGGATCCTGGCCGAACCCTCCCGCCGCTCGTTCGGACCGTTTGCCCCGCCTGCGCACATCGCGCGCGAGATGACATGGTCTGCTTGGTTGAGCCGCGTTGCTTCCGATCCTTTGGCTTCCGTGCAAAGGGTGTCACAACGGCTGCTGCGTTCCGGGGGTTAG